CGCGGTCGCCACTGCCCGGCACGAGCAGACGATGGCCCAGGCGGTCGACGCGCGGAAGCTGGTCGGCCAGGCGATGGGGATCCTGATGGAACGCTACGGCCTCGACGACGCCCGCGCGTTCGCGATCCTCAAGCGGTACTCCCAGGACACCAACACCAAACTGCGCGACGTCGCCCAGCAGCTCATCGACACCCGGAAGCTGCCCCGGACCTGATGGCGGGTCAGCGATTGACGACGTCGGCGCCTCGGCTGGTCTCGTCGATGACGGCCGCCGCTACCTCGCGCAGTTTCACGTTGCCGGTCTGCGAGGTTCGGACCAGGAAGTTGAACGCACCTTCACGCGTCAGTCGGTAGCGCTCCATCAGGATTCCGATCGCCATGCCGATCTGCTCCCGGGTGTACAGCGCGGCCTGCACGTCCTCCTCGTGCCGCACCCACCCCATCGTGATCGCAACCTGGGTGGCGAAGAGCGCGCCGATCTGCATCGTCGCCGCATCCAGGGCCCGGGTCTGTTCGGAGTACAGGTTGAGCGCGCCCCGGACGTGGCCGTGCTGGGCCACGAACTGGAACGCGACCTGCGACCCCAACCCAGCCTTCGCCGCCGC
This Kribbella sp. NBC_00482 DNA region includes the following protein-coding sequences:
- a CDS encoding GAF and ANTAR domain-containing protein, encoding MGLEPVDGLGAAMAKVVATMHAPVDMQATLQAITSATVDTLATVDYASISLTRDDGQIVTLAPTAPLPAEADALQYQLGEGPCLEAALDEPVVLSEDLGRDARWPSYGPAAAKAGLGSQVAFQFVAQHGHVRGALNLYSEQTRALDAATMQIGALFATQVAITMGWVRHEEDVQAALYTREQIGMAIGILMERYRLTREGAFNFLVRTSQTGNVKLREVAAAVIDETSRGADVVNR